The following are encoded together in the Deltaproteobacteria bacterium genome:
- a CDS encoding TldD/PmbA family protein, with product MKEIEEAKEILSNFKEFEIYGEEEQETNYDLKENELSLLKKREKGLAFRVIEGGHKIDFCIACFPDWQNKLKDITYNLKNWSELVKKEDISLPEARFGYRSEEKRELIDEKDLLDKVRHIKDTAQTIDKRVRVKQVSSSMVKKCISIWSNKGIDCTDEHVLYTAEGMALAVDKDAQIGFCAKDGTIFNTIDAEEIGRKMASRAIEKLGAKTLEKGTYNIVLSSRVMRQFLSFFSSAFEGDSVLKHATILEDRIGTKIVSALINIIDDGTMESGVGTSLCDCEGIPTQKTKLVENGILKNFLHNSFTSKELNYENTANAFRENYRQTLKITPTNIYIENGAEKNILLLMNNGLYITELLGLHTANQITGDFSVGISGQKIKNGRKYEPFRGATMTGNILTLLSKVFAISEKIEFLSAVGAPDIGIEDVSVGG from the coding sequence ATGAAAGAGATAGAAGAGGCAAAAGAGATTTTATCTAACTTTAAGGAATTTGAAATATACGGGGAAGAAGAACAGGAGACAAATTACGACTTAAAGGAAAACGAACTCAGCTTATTGAAGAAAAGAGAAAAGGGATTAGCCTTTAGAGTTATTGAAGGAGGACATAAAATAGATTTTTGCATAGCCTGTTTTCCTGACTGGCAAAATAAATTGAAGGACATAACTTATAATCTAAAAAACTGGAGCGAGTTGGTAAAAAAAGAAGATATATCTTTGCCTGAAGCAAGATTTGGCTATAGGTCTGAAGAAAAAAGGGAACTAATAGACGAAAAAGACTTACTTGATAAAGTAAGACATATAAAAGATACAGCTCAAACTATAGATAAAAGAGTAAGGGTAAAACAGGTAAGTTCTTCTATGGTGAAAAAATGTATCTCTATCTGGAGCAATAAAGGCATAGATTGTACGGATGAACATGTTCTCTATACCGCCGAGGGAATGGCTTTAGCCGTAGATAAAGATGCTCAGATAGGCTTCTGTGCAAAAGATGGAACCATATTTAATACAATAGATGCAGAAGAAATTGGTAGAAAGATGGCATCTCGGGCTATAGAAAAATTGGGTGCAAAAACATTAGAAAAAGGTACATACAACATCGTTCTTTCGTCACGAGTGATGAGACAATTTTTATCCTTCTTTTCTTCTGCCTTTGAAGGAGATTCAGTTTTAAAACACGCAACGATATTGGAGGATAGAATCGGAACCAAGATTGTTTCAGCCCTCATAAACATAATAGATGACGGGACAATGGAAAGTGGAGTGGGTACATCCCTATGTGATTGCGAAGGTATTCCTACCCAAAAAACAAAATTAGTAGAAAACGGTATTTTAAAAAATTTCCTCCATAATTCATTTACCAGCAAGGAGTTAAATTATGAAAATACGGCTAACGCCTTTCGTGAAAATTATAGACAAACCCTAAAAATCACTCCCACGAACATCTATATAGAAAATGGAGCAGAAAAAAACATACTTCTTTTAATGAACAACGGACTGTATATCACGGAGCTTTTGGGATTACATACTGCAAATCAAATAACAGGTGATTTTTCCGTAGGTATATCAGGTCAAAAAATAAAAAATGGGAGGAAATACGAACCATTTAGGGGAGCCACTATGACAGGTAATATTCTTACACTTTTAAGCAAGGTTTTTGCCATTTCTGAAAAGATAGAATTTCTTTCCGCTGTAGGAGCACCAGATATAGGCATAGAAGATGTATCTGTTGGAGGATAA
- the guaA gene encoding glutamine-hydrolyzing GMP synthase, producing MNPEIIILDFGSQYTQLIARKMREKGVYAEIYPFDVQTEKLKCAKGIILSGGPMSVWEKDAPIPSLGIFKLPVPILGICYGMQLFVHLFGGKVSSSSKREYGPSNLYIEKNEELFEGIEDKSLVWMSHGDKIDKLPPQFVRIAHTDNSPFAAIRDKEKKVWLLQFHPEVYHTQYGEKMLENFAYRICHVSGGWTIEHFISSKIEETRRKVGKSNILCALSGGVDSSVLVCLLHKAVGENVIPVFINNGLLRKNEETEVRNALKKMGIDIHYVDASRSFLRRLKSIEDPEKKRMIIGEEFINVFYEVAKMYKNVDFLAQGTLYPDVIESRQVKGPSARIKTHHNVGGLPQNLKFKLVEPLKELFKDEVRKIGKILGLPEDYVKRQPFPGPGLAIRIIGEVTKEKLDILRNSDDIITSEIRKAGFYDRLWQSFAIFLPICTVGVMGDKRTYDYTIAIRAVESKDGMTADWAKLPYELLSKISTRIINEVAGVNRVVYDISSKPPATIEWE from the coding sequence ATGAATCCAGAGATTATCATTCTTGATTTTGGTTCTCAATATACTCAACTTATTGCGAGAAAGATGAGAGAAAAAGGTGTTTACGCAGAAATCTATCCATTTGATGTACAGACAGAAAAACTTAAATGTGCAAAGGGGATTATTCTTTCTGGAGGGCCCATGAGCGTGTGGGAGAAGGATGCACCCATTCCCTCATTGGGTATTTTCAAATTGCCTGTTCCTATTTTGGGTATTTGTTATGGAATGCAGTTATTCGTCCATTTATTTGGAGGAAAGGTGTCAAGCAGCTCAAAAAGAGAATATGGACCCAGCAACCTATATATAGAGAAAAATGAGGAGCTATTTGAGGGAATTGAGGACAAATCCTTAGTTTGGATGAGTCATGGTGATAAAATAGACAAGCTTCCGCCTCAATTTGTTCGTATCGCTCACACCGACAATTCACCCTTTGCTGCCATCAGGGATAAAGAAAAGAAGGTATGGTTGCTGCAATTTCACCCTGAGGTCTACCACACTCAATATGGAGAAAAGATGCTCGAAAATTTTGCTTATAGAATATGTCATGTTTCCGGGGGGTGGACGATAGAGCATTTCATATCTTCAAAAATAGAAGAGACGAGAAGAAAAGTAGGCAAAAGTAATATTCTATGTGCACTCTCGGGTGGAGTAGATTCTTCTGTTTTAGTTTGTCTTTTACACAAAGCAGTTGGGGAAAATGTGATTCCTGTTTTTATAAATAACGGTTTATTGAGAAAAAATGAAGAAACAGAAGTAAGGAATGCGCTCAAAAAAATGGGAATAGATATTCATTATGTGGATGCCTCTCGTTCTTTCTTACGGAGATTGAAGAGCATTGAAGATCCAGAAAAGAAGAGAATGATTATTGGAGAAGAATTCATCAATGTCTTCTATGAAGTAGCTAAAATGTATAAGAATGTGGATTTTTTGGCACAGGGCACATTATATCCTGATGTAATTGAAAGCAGGCAGGTAAAAGGACCATCGGCAAGGATAAAAACGCATCATAATGTGGGTGGACTGCCGCAAAACTTGAAATTCAAACTTGTAGAACCACTAAAAGAATTATTTAAAGATGAAGTGAGAAAAATAGGAAAGATTTTGGGACTGCCGGAAGACTATGTTAAAAGGCAGCCCTTCCCAGGACCGGGTCTGGCAATAAGGATTATTGGAGAGGTAACAAAGGAAAAACTGGATATACTGAGAAATAGCGATGATATTATCACCAGTGAGATAAGAAAAGCTGGATTTTATGATAGATTATGGCAATCCTTTGCTATATTCTTACCTATATGTACGGTAGGAGTGATGGGTGATAAGAGAACATACGATTATACAATAGCCATAAGGGCGGTGGAGAGTAAAGACGGTATGACAGCCGATTGGGCAAAACTTCCCTATGAACTTTTGAGCAAGATATCCACTAGAATAATAAATGAGGTAGCTGGCGTGAACAGAGTGGTCTATGATATATCCAGCAAACCGCCAGCAACAATAGAATGGGAGTAA
- a CDS encoding PhoH family protein: MINEGHYLSKKDFENVLKTVDVSKNIRVEAIFATETLHNKAKKLIPKTVAQRNCIEAIKNNTITVCVGPAGTGKTYLSVAMALFYLLKKKVKRIILTRPAVEAGEKLGFLPGDMYEKVHPYMRPLYDALYDILDIDRVTRLLNQGRIEIIPLAYMRGRTLNDAFIILDEAQNTSPTQMKMFLTRLGFNSKAVITGDVTQIDLPTTEESGLIDVRETLAFVEDLKIVYFTKDDVVRNPIVTKIIEAYERKEAK; the protein is encoded by the coding sequence ATGATCAATGAAGGACATTATCTCTCAAAAAAGGATTTTGAAAATGTTTTAAAGACTGTGGATGTTTCAAAAAATATCAGAGTAGAAGCTATTTTCGCCACTGAAACGCTGCACAATAAAGCAAAGAAGCTTATACCAAAAACTGTTGCTCAACGCAATTGTATAGAGGCTATCAAGAACAATACAATAACAGTATGCGTTGGGCCAGCAGGAACGGGAAAAACCTACTTAAGCGTGGCGATGGCCTTGTTTTACCTTTTAAAGAAAAAGGTAAAAAGGATTATCCTTACCAGACCGGCCGTAGAAGCAGGAGAAAAATTGGGTTTTCTGCCTGGCGATATGTATGAAAAGGTACATCCGTATATGAGACCTTTATATGATGCATTATACGATATTTTGGACATAGATAGAGTAACTAGATTATTAAATCAAGGAAGAATTGAAATTATTCCGTTAGCATATATGAGAGGAAGAACATTAAATGATGCGTTTATTATTCTCGATGAGGCACAGAATACATCGCCCACTCAGATGAAGATGTTTTTAACGAGACTGGGATTTAATTCAAAAGCAGTAATTACGGGTGATGTTACACAGATAGATTTGCCCACTACAGAAGAATCGGGACTTATAGATGTAAGGGAAACATTGGCTTTTGTTGAGGACCTGAAGATTGTTTATTTCACTAAAGATGATGTAGTAAGAAATCCCATAGTAACAAAAATTATTGAGGCCTATGAAAGAAAAGAAGCAAAATAA